A stretch of Trichomycterus rosablanca isolate fTriRos1 chromosome 8, fTriRos1.hap1, whole genome shotgun sequence DNA encodes these proteins:
- the p2rx3a gene encoding P2X purinoceptor 3a, which translates to MSGCVSGFFTYETTKSVVVKSWSVGIINRIVQLLIIIYFVGYVFVYEKVYQVKDTGIESSVMTKVKGNGVFNGEVMDVADYVLPQQGTSVFCIITRMFVTPNQKQGTCAETEAHFNCNTDEDCRKHVSSNMGNGRITGTCVISENRCEIQGWCPAENDTQAKKLKNPMKEVENFTIFVKNSIRFPLFNVRRGNILPSTPNLNCLYDPHENSYCPIFRVGDVLRYAGENFSIISQKGGEIGINVVWKCNLDRPVEDCKPKYLFTRLDSTFNDSNISKGFNFRFAKYYKDNGTESRTLYKAYAIRFYIIVSGNAGKFSIIPTLINVVAACTSVGLATVLCDIILLNFIKEAEQYKAKKFEEVSESFKASWSNSGSKKIRRENNSTDSGAYAIGHPAEPLNKY; encoded by the exons ATGTCAGGCTGCGTTTCTGGCTTCTTCACCTACGAGACGACCAAGTCTGTGGTGGTCAAGAGCTGGTCAGTGGGCATCATCAACCGCATCGTCCAGCTGCTCATCATCATCTACTTTGTGGG gtatgtgtTTGTCTATGAGAAGGTGTATCAGGTGAAGGACACGGGGATCGAATCCTCCGTCATGACTAAAGTAAAAGGGAACGGAGTGTTTAACGGTGAGGTGATGGACGTGGCTGATTACGTGCTACCACAGCAG GGTACCTCTGTGTTCTGCATCATCACCAGGATGTTCGTCACGCCCAATCAGAAGCAGGGTACCTGTGCTGAG ACTGAAGCTCATTTTAACTGTAACACGGACGAGGACTGCAGGAAGCACGTGTCGTCCAACATGGGGAACG GAAGGATAACGGGAACGTGTGTGATTAGTGAAAATCGATGTGAGATACAGGGCTGGTGCCCAGCAGAGAACGACACCCAGGCCAAGAAGCTAAA AAATCCCATGAAGGAGGTGGAGAACTTCACCATCTTTGTGAAGAACAGCATCCGCTTTCCTCTCTTCAACGTCAGGAG gGGGAACATCCTTCCCTCCACGCCCAACCTGAACTGTCTGTACGATCCTCACGAGAACTCGTACTGCCCCATCTTCAGGGTGGGTGACGTGCTGAGGTACGCTGGAGAAAACTTCTCCATCATCTCACAGAAG ggagGTGAGATTGGGATTAACGTTGTGTGGAAGTGTAATCTGGACCGGCCGGTTGAAGACTGCAAACCCAAATATCTGTTCACCCGTCTGGACTCGACTTTTAACGACTCCAACATCTCTAAAGGGTTTAACTTCAG GTTCGCGAAGTACTACAAGGACAACGGCACCGAGTCTCGCACGCTGTATAAAGCCTACGCCATCCGCTTCTACATCATCGTTTCAGGAAAC GCTGGAAAGTTCAGCATCATCCCCACGCTGATTAACGTGGTAGCCGCCTGCACGTCTGTGGGTCTG GCGACCGTCCTCTGTGACATCATCCTGTTAAACTTCATCAAGGAAGCCGAACAGTACAAGGCGAAGAAATTCGAGGag GTTTCAGAGTCTTTCAAGGCGTCCTGGAGTAACTCGGGGAGCAAAAAGATCCGCAGGGAGAACAACTCCACGGACTCGGGAGCGTACGCCATCGGACATCCTGCAGAACCTCTGAATAAATACTAA